One Triticum dicoccoides isolate Atlit2015 ecotype Zavitan chromosome 3B, WEW_v2.0, whole genome shotgun sequence genomic window, CAAACACGTTTAAGTTCAAACCAAATTACTTCCTCTGTTTTGTTATAGTATCTCTCTTTGCCCTTGTGGGTCTTTGTTTCAAAATAGTTATCCATTTAAGGAATCAAGGGTGTAGTTATTGAAATATTGTCACTCCCTACCCCTACTTTATGCGTTGAAAAGGATTACATAGTTGCTGTAACTTTTAGGTCCTGAATTCCTTAGATTTCTTAATACCCTCGGTGAGTATGCATGTGGAGTTCTGGAGAGAGatatagaaacagagggagtatacgagAAGAGTAGTGTCCAAAAACCAACTTGTTTCGTATGCACAAAAAAGAAATATATATGGTAATCCCAATATCAAAGAAAAGTTCAGTAAATGAAGGACTTACCGGTAGGCAGTTAACGGCAGCCAATGCCGCAGACACATGAAGCAAACAACTTAAACAATTTTCCAAGATATAGGGAACATCTGCAATAAGAAGGAAGAATGCCCATCGGGGCCTGTAGGGGGATAACTTAACAGAACTTGCTGTCGATGACAGATCACCAACATAAACAAAAGTTCCCCCACAGGGACTCGGACCGAAGTTATCATTTGTAGCATGTGATGACGATAAATTTCCTTCTTTCTGTAAACACTCCAAAGAATATGGCCTGGTGTAGGAGATCTCTATCCATGAAAACCCAGGGGTAAGAACAGGTACCAAGCAGTACTCCTCCTGCCAGCATTAATAAAAATCACAGTTGGTAAATCATACAAAAAGGATTACTGTTACTACAAGGGAAAAATTCCTCAAGATTATGCATGAAGGCTCCAAATTCATTATGATATTGTAGTAATAACTCGCAACAAAAATCTTACCTCCAAACAGGTACAGTTACTGTCATCATCTTCTGTACCCCGCCATCCATTTCCACATTTTTTTAGTTTAACTACGTCTTTTGCAATCAAGCAATACAAGTCCTCAGTTTGTTTCTTGTCACTTACTTTGTCAGTCCCGGGAAAATACGCAGAGCCATTACAGGAAAATTTCCCAAACACTATCAGTTCATCTGGGCAAGATAGCTTGTCATTTATCTGCCAGAGATTCTTGCTTGCATCCATCCATGAGTTGGGGACACAATAACCTTTGCCAGAATTAGTAACACCATAGCTCTGAGAACCACCAAGAAACTCATGACTACTAGTTTTCTCTACAGTGCCTTGAGCCAGCATTTTCATCCAATCGTCAGTTTTTCTTATGTTCAGACCATCCAcagacaggataacatcatgaacaGACAATGACCTTGACAGAGAAGATGATTGTGAGATTCCCATGACCTGTTATGCAGCCATTTAGAATCGCAAGATTGCGGAGATAAAAAATGATGAGAAGTGAAAGGAAACAGACTTACAATAAGGCCATCACCACTCACGTAGAGAGGACAGAGGACCAAAGGAAGTAATAATGCCATCAGCACACATGCTGCACAAAACTATTTAACATGAAATCATAACAGCTACATCATTACGAGGCTTATGAAAATATTGCAGAAATGGTACTTCTAAAATATGGTAAGGTATACAAGTATACAATTAAAAACCTCCATGGTGCCACATCTAAGATTGGAAGTGTTGTTACAAAGCTTACAATCCAGTACACCTTGACCTGTATCATCATGTACTTAAATGCTCATGCAGAAGTTTCTAGCTAGTGTCACACTTCTCTGACCTGATGTCAACTATCATTATTATACAAGCAATTATTGTTATCCGGttcatacttcatatctctcaggcCCTGGTTAATCATAAAGTATACCAAGAAATGTATGGTAAAACAACCTAGTAAAGATCAATATCAGCTATCAGATGTCTCGGTCAAGGACAATTTTCCCAATGGTTTACTATAGACATATACGCGCTGATATATTCCACAACAAATTTGTAGGGATAAATCTATTTATTACCAGTATGAGGATATTAGTGCATGATTACCCACTGTAGGATACTAAATTTCCAATATCTGTTGGGCAATCGTCTAACTGAGGCATCCAATTGTATCTTATGCCAATCAACATAAAGCTAATTGTTCTTAGTTCTTGTTTGATGTCCTCGTTACTGCAAGAATACTAGATATATGTGCTTCTCTTTATCTGAGCACCAAGGGTCACTACAACTTAGTATGGCATACCACAGATATTGAAAATAGATGTTTGCAGCAAGAATACAAGTTACATGTGATTCTTTTTATCTGAGCACCAAGGGTCTCTATAATTTAGCATGGCATACCACACATATTGAAAATAGATGTTTGCGGCAAGACTTTGAAATTAATTCATGCAAATCAGGATAACTTACTATAACATTATGCCAAATTCCCGCGCAATATATCCGAAGCATTGAAAAGAGGGGTAGATTCTCAAGCAGGTCATAGTTCAGAGCAACTAATGCCCCAGGAAAAAGTACAGCCATGAATATTGCAACATATTCCATCTGTACACCCTCGCTGTTGCATATTGAGCAATGAACATACCAGCAATTCAATAGTGTGCCAAAAAAACCATTAGTAGGTGGAAGTAATATTACGAAACAACACTCGGAGTTTTAGAGTATCAAAGAACGGAAGATACATTTAAGCACAGGCAACACATCTCACAAAAAAGGTGCACGGGCAGATGAGGGATAGACCTCGCAGCTGCAATAGCATgtccaaattcatgaaaagcaatAGATaagattgttgatgctatgatgattgAGGTGTCCATTATTGATCCGCTGAAGCTGGGAGCCTACAATGAGTGAAATGCGTGCTGAGTGGTTGATTTGAAAAATTGAAAGAACGAAGCATGTCTCCTCACCAGTATATTTGGTAACCAGGCGCTAATGGATCCGCGTCTAAAATATAATGCACCAATTGGATCCCACAATAGCAACTGAAAATTGCAACAGAACAATATAACGATCCAAAATTGAATAGAAATGGTATGTTAACTACCTACTGTAGCCATCTCAGGAACCAATGAACTAGGAAGATACAGATTAACAGCATTAATGGATTTATTAATATAGGCAACAATTTCAATATTTTTGTGATGGCTACTAGAGCTGCAATGAAATCTTTGTGTGGAAAAGGCAGGCCATGAAGGTGGAAAACCAGAAACCAACTCCCTTTTGGCGGATGAAGAAGACAAAgcatttttctatgattttctgaATAGGATCTGGATTATCGGAGGCGCCAATTTCAGCTCTATTCACACACTTATGTGAATGTTAGTTACCATAAATAGCCGTTAAATATTCAGGGAACTGAGTGAAAAATCTCAGTGCCATATCTGCTCTCTGAAGTAGGTATCAAGATAAAAAGGTCACATACAGATGAATATATCACATAATCAGCAAGTATCATATATTTTTCAAGTCAAAAATAAAATTATTTAAGCAGCAACATGGCATGATATTGTGAGATTCATGACACAGAGGTATACTATCGAACTTTGGAACAAACATAATAATCAGAACAACTACATTTCATTATTTGCCATAATAATGAGAGTTAACTTACCAAAGATATACCAACTAAAGCAACAAGAGAGAAATAAACTCCTAAGGAAAACCATGCTCTGGTGTATCTGCCAAAAAATAATTAACTCGGTATGACTTTAAGTACAATCAATGACTAAGCTCTAAATTGTGAGTAACAAGGGAAATTATGTGATCTTCATAGTAAGATGGCTCTTATCAGAATATTCTTCTCAGCCAACAAAATAAGTACATCGTATATGCTTAAGTTTTCCAGAGAAAAATAGGAATTAAACATTGCTATCAGGTGCTAAATTTGTCACCAACCTTTAGCATGCCAGATCTGCCAGAATATATTTTAACTTTTGGTGTGGTGTGTGGATAACATTATTCCAAAATGACTTGATGTGTCGTAATAACTGTTTATCTACACATGTGGATAGCATGGGTGTGTCGTAAGATAGATATATGATTCAAGCCATGCAAAAGAAATGTCGCAAACAGATACAACGACTTGACTTGGTTAATGTAAATGGTACTTATCTTTGTACAGATGCCAAGGAAAATCAGAGCTACGTGGAATTTGCACAAATGAGAAAAAGGGCAGAATTataa contains:
- the LOC119276424 gene encoding membrane-bound transcription factor site-2 protease homolog; translation: MIGGGGRSRRRGRASATLPSGPAVSRTESSVSCWYCDCKIYVFNDMIFNLGWKHARYTRAWFSLGVYFSLVALVGISLLLLWDPIGALYFRRGSISAWLPNILAPSFSGSIMDTSIIIASTILSIAFHEFGHAIAAASEGVQMEYVAIFMAVLFPGALVALNYDLLENLPLFSMLRIYCAGIWHNVIFCAACVLMALLLPLVLCPLYVSGDGLIVMGISQSSSLSRSLSVHDVILSVDGLNIRKTDDWMKMLAQGTVEKTSSHEFLGGSQSYGVTNSGKGYCVPNSWMDASKNLWQINDKLSCPDELIVFGKFSCNGSAYFPGTDKVSDKKQTEDLYCLIAKDVVKLKKCGNGWRGTEDDDSNCTCLEEEYCLVPVLTPGFSWIEISYTRPYSLECLQKEGNLSSSHATNDNFGPSPCGGTFVYVGDLSSTASSVKLSPYRPRWAFFLLIADVPYILENCLSCLLHVSAALAAVNCLPVYFLDGDAILETALRYVAWFNRRQQRVIIKVCRFLWTVLSIIMFSRFLYSVTVYYG